One Pyrus communis chromosome 4, drPyrComm1.1, whole genome shotgun sequence genomic region harbors:
- the LOC137732813 gene encoding uncharacterized protein — MGGLPFTDEIKQTKPIWPMTLMCKIFATTLQGEAHNWFYTLHPQSIYSFDELSIDLTNEYLSYRSIKKKPDHLFNIKKNPKKSLHDYVKKFKADKVKIVSYNNSIISPAFRKGLPADHLLFG, encoded by the exons ATGGGTGGATTACCTTTCACGGATGAGATTAAGCAGACGAAACCCATAT GGCCAATGACCTTAATGTGCAAGATATTTGCCACTACTTTGCAGGGTGAGGCACATAATTGGTTCTATACCCTGCATCCACAATCCATCTATAGTTTCGATGAGCTTTCCATAGATTTAACTAATGAGTACTTATCTTAccgctcgatcaagaagaagCCTGATCATCTCTTCAACATAAAAAAGAATCCAAAGAAGTCACTCCACGACTATGTCAAGAAGTTTAAGGCGGATAAGGTGAAGATAGTCAGCTACAACAACTCGATCATCAGCCCAGCCTTCCGAAAGGGACTCCCAGCTGATCATCTCTTGTTTGGATAA